A part of Blastopirellula retiformator genomic DNA contains:
- a CDS encoding S8 family serine peptidase, with the protein MSLFRRYALTPIRPRPGKSSPSAKTYGQIERLEVREVFASDTANFLSPVWFEQLSTSTHSQIDAGNATFAESTSQVVWENTTLDVYNDEWIIQLDASLSASINSLSEVASLLNGNSLQFEVIGGLGLSGQLLIRTFDAELSAVTDWLAGQSIVETFEPNALLPTHLATSDTQADSLWGLDNQGQTGGTVDADIDAPEAWEVTTGNPNVVVAVVDTGVDYSHPDLIHSMWVNPGEIAGDGIDNDGNGFVDDVYGYDFLNNDGDPMDDNMHGTHVAGTIAAEGDNGQGVVGVASSASIMALKFLSASGSGSTADAVRALNYATMMKKLYGVNVVATNNSWGGGEYSSALYSAIKASGDEDILFVAAAGNNGANNDVTPQYPANYGLDNVISVAATDHNDQLANFSNYGGQTVDIAAPGVSIVSTITRGRYLSLSGTSMAAPHVSGVIALAYSANPSATMDQIKAAILDGADNVAGLQGKVSTGGRLNALGTLQELNFTVNDASIAENASVDSPLSDFTLDFSGSFDPATLSPSDFLVNGQAADSMTIVDGDTVTFHFSQSPITAQGAQRMELLTGSVQRSGDGLALSAFVRQFFYDAADLSVVGTNIDDGATLHDIPKYLEVTFSEAIDPATLSAADLQLSSGSVTKVDLINDRTARFWLQLPYDNGTVSYQIADGAIADLYGNAGGALSGHFSIDLSDVAVYERTGPITLPTYGSMDIPLTISDDLQIADADIWLDIDHTWDSDLTVVLIAPNGTQIKLFSAVGGSGDGFKGTILDDDATDLIGTAKAPFTGRFRPTGDLTQLEGMSTAGTWKLRVSDSFASDVGTLNSFGLHFTVAKTVEIDPLEIDPLADVTVHHTQSSFDVDVETNGEASVSAEVLGSAAAEVSWNAETERLTVTTPEGFTGQFTVRVSAMRGDETVWEDFVVTVTNEAVELGSINDQSLEQGESLEIPLAIGNSDGDELTYVVTAIDAAGNLADVKFVDGVLRFDSTSAAVGNVLVTVSVSDGASTATQSFSIDVAAPIVLDPLPAEFSGEAGESLEIDLSQYDFAKGATRFEVATPSGKTSTGDNQFGIIQDDWLERTNFSYNAQRQGEKYLKSSSGAWFFVTTDGEHALLHAWKGSFVRSEVVATFDVAYYKDPRLFYQVADTAPAADVDVSIDPNTGKLMVTPREGFAGRVSLTVTAIGAKGTEVRTIDVVFESQKLELAPIPNGQFSGDQTRYVLDLEPYLSGGDGATLSVAATAVSDPAAYSVDQRANFVHDLFLTRTNYAYNAFGMQEKFIHDANYQWYYITKEGSQAVVYKWTGDLGGGEKFATLDVAYYNDPGKLVNAVESTAGVSAKIENGQLIVDRPADFTGNVIVTVAATNGQTTVSQAFRVSTPSRAIASQAAPSNDSIVSSVAAIAQSLQAGSVTTTLDANPLSPTLQPSSPAMSIQAQVAAIAAEVALRFGGEIDELASSRASDAKPASPKRSLGGALTQKNNALADIAASQLGENEQLSMPSIVEAMDAWGDQIAQDLSLTEESYSAEADDLLSSLDQEDDFELPDL; encoded by the coding sequence ATGTCTCTCTTTCGAAGATACGCGCTGACGCCAATTCGGCCTCGCCCCGGCAAAAGCAGTCCGTCCGCCAAGACCTACGGGCAGATCGAGCGGCTAGAAGTGCGCGAAGTGTTCGCCAGCGACACGGCCAACTTTCTGTCACCGGTCTGGTTTGAACAACTTTCGACCTCCACTCATTCGCAGATCGACGCCGGCAACGCCACCTTCGCCGAGTCGACGTCGCAGGTGGTGTGGGAAAATACGACGCTCGACGTCTACAACGACGAGTGGATCATCCAGTTAGACGCGTCGCTGTCGGCTTCGATCAATTCGCTGTCGGAAGTCGCCTCGCTACTGAACGGCAACTCGCTGCAATTTGAAGTCATTGGCGGACTTGGGCTGAGCGGACAACTGTTGATTCGCACCTTTGACGCCGAGCTCAGCGCCGTCACCGATTGGTTGGCTGGACAATCGATCGTCGAGACGTTTGAACCGAACGCGCTGCTGCCGACGCACCTGGCGACCAGCGATACGCAAGCCGATTCGCTGTGGGGACTCGATAACCAGGGCCAAACCGGCGGTACGGTCGATGCGGACATCGACGCCCCGGAAGCCTGGGAAGTAACTACCGGCAATCCGAACGTCGTCGTCGCGGTAGTCGATACCGGCGTCGATTATTCGCACCCCGACCTGATCCACAGCATGTGGGTCAACCCCGGCGAAATCGCCGGCGACGGAATCGACAATGACGGCAACGGCTTCGTTGACGACGTCTATGGCTATGACTTTTTGAACAATGACGGCGATCCGATGGACGACAACATGCATGGTACGCATGTCGCCGGCACGATCGCCGCTGAAGGGGACAATGGACAAGGAGTGGTCGGCGTCGCGTCGTCCGCTTCGATCATGGCGCTGAAGTTTCTGAGCGCATCAGGCTCGGGCAGCACCGCCGACGCCGTTCGGGCGCTCAACTACGCGACGATGATGAAAAAGCTGTATGGCGTCAATGTGGTCGCCACCAACAACAGCTGGGGAGGGGGCGAGTATAGTTCGGCCCTGTATAGCGCCATCAAAGCGAGCGGCGACGAGGATATCTTGTTCGTCGCGGCTGCCGGCAACAACGGCGCCAACAACGACGTCACGCCGCAGTATCCCGCCAATTACGGACTGGACAACGTCATTTCGGTCGCTGCGACCGACCACAACGACCAGCTCGCCAACTTCAGCAACTACGGAGGCCAAACCGTCGACATCGCCGCTCCCGGCGTGAGCATCGTCAGCACGATTACCCGCGGCCGCTACCTTTCGCTCAGCGGCACCAGCATGGCCGCGCCGCACGTCTCGGGCGTTATCGCGCTGGCCTACTCCGCCAATCCTTCGGCGACGATGGATCAGATCAAAGCGGCGATTTTGGATGGCGCCGATAACGTCGCCGGGCTGCAGGGGAAGGTTTCGACCGGCGGACGCCTGAACGCGCTGGGGACGCTGCAGGAACTGAATTTCACGGTAAACGACGCCTCGATCGCAGAAAACGCATCGGTTGATTCTCCCCTTTCCGACTTCACGCTCGACTTCAGCGGTTCGTTCGATCCGGCGACCCTGTCCCCTTCCGACTTCCTGGTCAACGGCCAGGCCGCCGACAGCATGACGATTGTGGACGGCGACACCGTCACGTTCCATTTCTCGCAGTCTCCGATTACCGCGCAAGGAGCGCAACGCATGGAGCTGCTGACCGGATCGGTCCAGCGCAGCGGCGACGGGCTGGCGCTCTCGGCGTTCGTCCGCCAGTTCTTCTACGATGCGGCGGACCTGTCGGTCGTTGGTACGAACATCGACGATGGCGCTACGCTGCATGACATTCCCAAGTATCTCGAAGTAACGTTCAGCGAAGCGATCGATCCGGCGACATTGTCCGCCGCCGATTTGCAGCTCTCCAGCGGCAGCGTAACCAAGGTCGACCTGATCAACGACCGGACCGCCCGATTCTGGCTGCAGTTGCCGTATGACAATGGTACGGTCTCGTACCAGATTGCCGACGGTGCGATTGCGGATCTATATGGTAACGCCGGCGGGGCTCTCTCTGGCCACTTCTCAATCGACCTTTCCGACGTCGCCGTCTACGAAAGAACCGGTCCCATCACATTGCCGACCTACGGCTCGATGGACATTCCGCTGACGATCTCCGATGACCTGCAGATCGCCGATGCCGATATCTGGCTCGACATCGACCATACCTGGGACTCTGACCTGACCGTGGTGCTGATCGCCCCCAACGGGACGCAAATCAAGCTCTTCTCGGCGGTTGGCGGATCAGGGGATGGGTTCAAAGGAACGATCCTGGATGACGACGCCACCGACTTGATCGGAACCGCCAAGGCGCCATTCACCGGTCGTTTCCGTCCGACCGGCGATCTTACGCAGTTGGAAGGGATGTCGACCGCCGGCACGTGGAAGCTGCGGGTCAGCGATTCGTTCGCCTCGGACGTCGGTACGCTCAACTCGTTTGGCCTCCACTTCACGGTGGCGAAGACGGTCGAAATCGACCCGCTGGAGATTGATCCGCTCGCCGACGTGACCGTTCACCATACGCAATCCTCGTTTGACGTCGATGTCGAGACCAACGGCGAAGCGAGCGTCTCGGCCGAAGTGCTGGGCAGCGCGGCGGCCGAAGTCTCATGGAACGCCGAAACCGAGCGACTGACGGTCACCACGCCGGAAGGTTTTACGGGACAATTTACGGTTCGCGTCAGTGCGATGCGCGGCGATGAAACGGTCTGGGAAGACTTTGTCGTCACGGTCACCAACGAGGCGGTCGAGTTAGGTTCGATCAATGATCAATCGCTGGAGCAGGGAGAATCGCTAGAGATTCCGCTGGCGATCGGTAACAGCGACGGAGACGAACTGACCTACGTCGTGACGGCGATCGACGCGGCCGGCAATCTGGCCGACGTGAAATTTGTCGACGGCGTACTCCGCTTTGATTCGACCTCCGCTGCCGTAGGCAACGTGCTGGTCACGGTCTCGGTCTCCGACGGCGCTTCCACGGCGACGCAATCGTTTTCGATCGACGTCGCCGCTCCGATTGTGCTTGATCCGCTGCCGGCGGAGTTCAGCGGCGAAGCGGGCGAGTCGCTGGAGATTGATCTTTCGCAATACGATTTCGCCAAGGGGGCGACTCGCTTTGAGGTCGCGACTCCCAGCGGCAAGACCTCGACCGGCGACAACCAATTCGGCATTATCCAGGACGATTGGCTCGAACGGACCAACTTCTCCTACAACGCCCAGCGGCAAGGAGAAAAATACCTGAAGTCATCCAGCGGCGCCTGGTTCTTTGTGACGACCGACGGGGAACATGCATTGCTGCACGCCTGGAAAGGTAGCTTCGTAAGAAGCGAGGTCGTCGCGACGTTCGACGTGGCCTACTACAAAGATCCCCGACTGTTCTACCAGGTCGCCGATACGGCGCCTGCGGCCGACGTCGACGTTTCGATTGATCCCAATACCGGTAAGTTGATGGTTACGCCGCGCGAGGGATTCGCCGGCCGGGTTTCGCTGACGGTCACCGCGATTGGAGCCAAGGGAACGGAAGTTCGCACGATTGACGTCGTCTTCGAGTCGCAAAAGCTAGAGCTGGCGCCGATTCCAAACGGCCAGTTTTCCGGCGACCAGACGCGTTACGTACTCGACTTAGAACCGTATCTCTCGGGCGGCGATGGGGCGACGTTGTCGGTTGCGGCGACCGCCGTCTCTGACCCGGCCGCCTACTCGGTCGACCAGCGGGCGAACTTCGTCCACGACCTCTTTCTGACGCGGACCAACTACGCCTACAACGCGTTTGGCATGCAGGAAAAGTTCATCCATGACGCCAACTACCAGTGGTACTACATCACGAAAGAAGGGAGTCAGGCGGTCGTCTACAAATGGACCGGAGATCTTGGCGGCGGTGAGAAATTCGCGACGCTCGACGTGGCCTACTACAACGACCCCGGCAAGCTGGTCAACGCCGTCGAGTCGACCGCAGGCGTCTCGGCCAAGATCGAAAATGGCCAGCTCATCGTCGATCGCCCCGCCGACTTTACAGGCAATGTGATCGTCACCGTCGCCGCGACTAATGGTCAAACCACCGTCTCGCAGGCGTTCCGCGTTTCGACCCCTAGTCGCGCGATCGCCAGTCAAGCGGCGCCCAGCAACGACTCAATCGTTAGCTCCGTCGCCGCAATCGCCCAGTCGCTGCAGGCCGGTTCGGTCACGACGACGCTGGATGCGAATCCCCTTTCACCCACGTTGCAACCTTCGTCGCCAGCGATGTCGATTCAGGCTCAAGTCGCCGCCATCGCCGCCGAAGTCGCCCTGCGGTTTGGGGGCGAAATCGACGAGCTGGCCAGTTCACGCGCCAGCGACGCAAAACCAGCGAGTCCTAAACGCTCGCTGGGGGGCGCCCTCACGCAAAAAAATAACGCCCTGGCCGATATCGCGGCTTCGCAGCTGGGGGAAAACGAGCAACTCTCGATGCCGTCGATCGTCGAAGCGATGGACGCCTGGGGGGATCAAATCGCCCAGGATCTGAGCCTAACCGAGGAGAGCTACTCCGCCGAAGCGGATGATCTCCTCTCGTCCTTGGATCAGGAGGATGACTTTGAGTTGCCGGATCTATAA
- a CDS encoding class I SAM-dependent methyltransferase, translating into MSNETAVTSPAPEDVTGEISRIPHIEPLFEDVEFVSEYSRLTKRYAGADYEPILKFALAELKQVEQPRVLELGPGPGWIGISLAKRRKDIRVTGIDISNTYVDIANENAAHEGVDDRVDFRKGDACSLDDFADGTLDAVISNQSFHYWEPPTAVLREVARVLKPNGVFCIGDDRRDLTFLASFIVLLTKWFLTASVRESWMRSLQGSFTAAEVKEIIERSELKHDAQIKLYPRMFFVQGRLKK; encoded by the coding sequence ATGTCGAACGAAACGGCAGTCACGAGCCCTGCCCCGGAGGATGTGACGGGAGAGATCAGTCGCATCCCTCACATTGAACCTCTCTTTGAAGATGTCGAGTTCGTCTCGGAATATAGTCGGCTGACCAAACGGTATGCCGGCGCCGACTACGAACCGATTTTGAAGTTCGCCCTCGCTGAACTGAAGCAGGTCGAACAACCACGCGTCTTGGAGCTGGGGCCTGGTCCCGGTTGGATTGGAATCTCGCTCGCCAAACGTCGCAAGGACATTCGCGTGACTGGCATCGATATTTCCAACACCTATGTCGATATCGCCAACGAAAATGCGGCCCACGAGGGAGTCGATGATCGCGTCGATTTCCGAAAGGGAGACGCTTGTAGTCTAGACGACTTTGCCGATGGCACGCTCGACGCGGTGATTTCGAATCAGAGTTTTCACTATTGGGAGCCGCCGACGGCGGTGTTACGTGAGGTCGCCCGCGTCCTGAAACCGAACGGAGTTTTCTGCATTGGCGATGATCGTCGTGATCTGACGTTCCTGGCCAGCTTCATCGTTTTGCTGACCAAGTGGTTTCTGACCGCCAGCGTCCGTGAGAGTTGGATGCGTTCGCTGCAGGGAAGTTTCACCGCGGCCGAAGTGAAGGAGATCATCGAGCGATCGGAATTGAAGCATGACGCCCAGATCAAGCTCTACCCACGCATGTTCTTCGTGCAGGGACGATTGAAGAAATAG
- a CDS encoding sigma-70 family RNA polymerase sigma factor: MPDKSPANSAEYEAFLRLFTRDQLRVLAYIRALIHDHAVANDVFQETSLELWRSFATFRRDEEFARWALGIARHQVLKYWRTRDRDRHVFSETLLAELSTVAIDRVGEMEPRQQALDQCVGQLSDRQRELIRLFYGENQSAAAIAQAWDRSVHAVYKSLKVMRRALLQCVESKLSGETG, from the coding sequence GTGCCAGACAAGTCCCCCGCCAATTCGGCCGAATACGAAGCGTTTCTTCGTCTATTCACCCGCGATCAATTGCGGGTGTTAGCCTACATTCGCGCGCTAATCCATGATCATGCGGTCGCCAATGACGTCTTCCAGGAGACGAGTCTGGAACTGTGGCGAAGCTTCGCGACGTTTCGGCGAGATGAGGAGTTCGCTCGCTGGGCGCTCGGAATTGCCAGACACCAGGTGCTGAAATATTGGCGGACGCGCGATCGAGATCGGCATGTTTTTAGTGAGACGCTGCTGGCCGAACTTTCGACCGTCGCGATTGACAGGGTGGGCGAAATGGAGCCGCGGCAACAGGCGCTCGACCAATGTGTTGGCCAGCTTAGCGATCGTCAGCGAGAGCTCATTCGATTGTTTTACGGAGAGAATCAGTCGGCCGCCGCAATCGCCCAGGCTTGGGATCGTTCGGTCCATGCCGTTTACAAGTCGCTGAAGGTGATGCGCCGCGCGCTGTTGCAATGCGTCGAGTCAAAGCTGAGCGGCGAGACGGGCTGA
- a CDS encoding alpha/beta hydrolase family esterase — MPPLNRHRRRLIYLLVATLVTGGGFWLWSRYPSKKVTDETITVGEEVRRYRLVAPARAASAPALLVVALHGIGDTPEAMADYSGLDRLAATGQAYVVYPETRLGMWNTIDVLAESRANNRDLPFVQRLVDRLKSQLKVERVCLVGMSNGATFALLACEACEDIDGVVAHSGASPAGLKLTARAPILMIVGDADSAADAVRVDVAELKSAGHQVEFVLESGLGHQWSTRQNGKLDHFLLAP; from the coding sequence ATGCCTCCTTTGAATCGCCACCGTCGTCGCCTGATTTATCTCCTTGTGGCAACATTGGTAACGGGCGGTGGGTTCTGGCTCTGGAGTCGATATCCCAGCAAAAAAGTAACCGATGAGACCATCACGGTCGGCGAAGAGGTGCGGCGGTATCGTCTGGTTGCACCGGCCAGGGCCGCAAGCGCTCCAGCGCTGTTGGTTGTTGCGCTCCATGGCATTGGCGATACGCCAGAGGCGATGGCCGACTACTCGGGTCTGGATCGCTTGGCCGCCACCGGACAGGCGTACGTCGTCTATCCCGAAACCCGGTTAGGCATGTGGAACACGATCGATGTCCTTGCCGAGAGCCGCGCGAATAACCGCGACTTGCCGTTTGTCCAGCGTCTGGTCGACAGGCTCAAGAGCCAACTCAAGGTGGAACGCGTCTGCCTGGTCGGGATGTCCAACGGCGCGACGTTCGCGCTGCTCGCTTGCGAAGCGTGCGAAGATATCGATGGCGTCGTCGCCCACTCTGGCGCAAGCCCCGCGGGTCTAAAGCTCACCGCCCGAGCGCCAATCCTGATGATCGTGGGAGACGCCGATTCGGCGGCGGACGCCGTTCGCGTTGACGTCGCCGAATTGAAGTCGGCCGGTCATCAGGTAGAGTTTGTGCTCGAGAGCGGCCTCGGGCATCAATGGTCGACTCGGCAGAACGGGAAGCTCGACCACTTTCTCCTGGCTCCTTGA
- a CDS encoding DUF1501 domain-containing protein: MISRRNFLAQGSASLGSLALAMMLQEESLAQTPGAVSVLHHPPKAKRVVQLFMAGAASHIDLWDHKPMLAKHHGEKSDFGEHVEAFQNGLGPWMKSPFSFAPYGQSGKHISEVVAPLGACVDDIAFVHNMIGKTGVHSQATYLQATGFDRPGFPGMGAWISYGLGSINDNLPTFVVLPDHRGFASNGPKNWGSAFLPASSQGAAIFPQRDNPIEDLHAHADYVTAAGDAAGLKLLAKLNQQHRSKRSGDSRLEARIRSYELAAKMQSSAPAALDISDEPAHILKMYGLDRPGAEYPTEINPAEEAEYFGRKCLVARRLLERGVRFVQIWSGNDNGFPRRNWDSHEDIKRDHGPLAQGMAVGAAALIQDLKQRGLLDDTIVLWTTEFGRMPSTQGSKGRDHNPYVFTNWLCGGGIRGGVSYGPSDQWGYKPIDRNNPTQVYDIHATILHLLGIDHRRLTVRNDGIDRRLTDVHGRVLSDLLV, from the coding sequence ATGATCAGTCGCCGCAACTTTCTCGCACAAGGCTCCGCCAGTCTTGGCAGTCTCGCCCTGGCGATGATGCTGCAAGAAGAGTCGCTGGCCCAAACGCCGGGCGCCGTTTCGGTCTTGCACCATCCGCCCAAGGCCAAACGGGTTGTGCAGCTTTTCATGGCGGGCGCCGCCAGTCACATCGACCTATGGGATCACAAGCCGATGCTCGCCAAACATCATGGCGAGAAGTCGGACTTTGGGGAACATGTCGAGGCGTTTCAAAATGGGCTTGGCCCCTGGATGAAATCGCCATTCTCGTTCGCTCCCTATGGCCAGTCGGGCAAACACATCAGCGAGGTTGTCGCTCCGCTGGGGGCATGTGTGGACGACATCGCCTTCGTCCACAACATGATCGGCAAGACCGGCGTCCACTCGCAAGCGACCTACCTGCAAGCGACCGGGTTTGATCGTCCTGGGTTTCCGGGGATGGGCGCCTGGATCAGCTACGGCCTTGGTTCGATCAACGACAACCTTCCCACCTTCGTCGTGTTGCCTGATCATCGCGGCTTCGCCAGCAACGGGCCGAAGAACTGGGGCTCCGCCTTCTTGCCGGCCAGTTCGCAAGGCGCCGCGATCTTCCCCCAGCGCGACAATCCGATCGAGGACTTGCATGCCCACGCCGACTATGTGACCGCCGCCGGCGATGCAGCCGGGCTGAAGTTGCTGGCGAAGTTGAACCAGCAGCATCGGTCAAAGCGCAGCGGCGACTCTCGGCTGGAAGCGCGGATTCGTTCTTACGAACTGGCCGCCAAGATGCAGAGCAGCGCTCCTGCGGCGCTCGATATCTCCGACGAACCGGCGCATATCCTCAAGATGTACGGGCTCGATCGCCCTGGCGCCGAGTACCCCACCGAAATCAATCCGGCGGAAGAGGCCGAATACTTTGGCCGCAAATGCCTGGTCGCGCGGCGCCTGCTGGAACGTGGAGTTCGCTTCGTGCAAATTTGGTCGGGCAACGACAACGGCTTTCCGCGCCGCAACTGGGACAGCCACGAAGATATCAAACGCGACCATGGGCCGCTCGCCCAGGGAATGGCGGTCGGCGCCGCCGCTTTGATCCAAGACCTCAAGCAACGCGGACTGCTGGACGATACCATCGTGCTCTGGACGACCGAGTTCGGACGGATGCCAAGCACGCAAGGAAGCAAAGGACGCGATCACAACCCCTACGTCTTCACCAATTGGCTATGCGGCGGCGGAATCCGCGGAGGCGTCAGCTACGGTCCGTCGGACCAGTGGGGCTACAAGCCGATCGATCGCAACAACCCGACGCAGGTTTATGACATCCATGCGACGATCTTGCATCTGTTGGGGATCGACCATCGCCGCCTAACGGTTCGCAACGACGGGATCGATCGCCGGCTGACCGACGTGCATGGTCGCGTGCTGTCCGATTTGCTCGTCTAA
- a CDS encoding DUF1553 domain-containing protein, which yields MPATIVRSVAIAGWFLLLAADATHAADFFSQQVAPILEKKCLGCHSGDDPKGDFSLSTAESAFADGYIEPGDAADSHLIELITPQNGAADMPKDADPLNAAERKTIAKWIEDGARWPDRFVLQEPEVADFDWWSYQPVVRPDIPNTGGDWARTPIDHFIAQAWKSRGLHASPEADRGALIRRVTYDLIGLPPTPEEITAFEQDDDPDAYEKLVDRLLASDHYGQRWARHWLDVVKYADTCGYDKDKLRPNAWPYRDYVIRSLNQDKPYARFVQEQVAGDVLFPGEPDGVLGLGFLAAGPWDFIGHVEVPESKIDGKVARNLDRDDVVANVINSFCSVTVQCARCHNHKFDPVTQENYYSLQAAFAAIDRAERPYDQAPEVTDRKRELEKRKTELRSELAELDQQINKAAGPRLPEIDKALAELKSNGAVDKAPAFGYHSAIVASRTNAKWVEVDLGQPTTIKELILHPCHDDFAGIGAGFGFPVRFQVQAAQNAGEWLIIADFTDADYPNPGLAPVSLENLNQPFRFLRVTATQLGERSKDYIFALAELEALNPAGENVALGAKVRALDSIEAPVRWARTNLTDGLWARDTDPRRATKIAALTAERSKLIPPERERQRTQLQQSLAAIDRDIAKLPPSRMVYAAATNFPAQGNFKATGGKPRTIRLLHRGDVQNPRKEMSPGVLPLDANSPWRLPSDLSEGERRAAVALWLTADEHPLVWRSIVNRIWQYHFGDGIVATPNDFGRMGALPTHPQLLDWLACEFRDNGQSWKKLHRLIVTSSVYRQSSEHDPAQAKLDAGNQYLWRMNRRRLEAEEIRDSILAVSGVLDAKMGGPGFYLFALEKTTHSPHYEYHKFDPSDPATHRRSIYRFIVRSQPDPWMTTLDCADSSQSTPRRNETLTSLQALSLLNNPFNLLMAERFAERLQQERPTLPEQVDRGVLLATGQSPDEAQRAEMVAYAERHGLVNLCRLLFNLSQFVFVD from the coding sequence TTGCCTGCTACGATCGTCCGCAGCGTCGCGATTGCGGGTTGGTTTCTCTTGCTAGCCGCAGACGCCACGCATGCCGCCGATTTCTTTTCCCAGCAAGTCGCCCCGATCTTGGAAAAAAAGTGCCTTGGCTGTCACAGCGGTGACGACCCGAAGGGAGATTTTTCGCTCAGCACCGCCGAGTCTGCCTTTGCCGACGGATACATCGAGCCGGGGGACGCCGCCGACAGTCACCTGATCGAATTGATCACGCCCCAAAACGGCGCCGCCGACATGCCCAAAGACGCCGATCCGCTGAATGCGGCCGAGCGAAAGACAATCGCCAAGTGGATCGAGGATGGCGCCCGCTGGCCGGATCGGTTCGTTTTGCAGGAACCGGAAGTGGCCGACTTCGATTGGTGGTCGTATCAGCCGGTGGTTCGCCCTGACATTCCCAATACTGGCGGCGACTGGGCCCGCACGCCGATTGATCATTTCATCGCCCAGGCCTGGAAATCGCGTGGCCTGCATGCATCTCCCGAAGCGGATCGCGGCGCCTTGATCCGCCGCGTTACCTACGACTTGATCGGCCTACCGCCAACGCCCGAAGAGATCACCGCCTTCGAGCAAGACGACGATCCCGACGCCTACGAGAAACTAGTCGATCGCCTGCTGGCATCCGATCACTACGGGCAGCGCTGGGCGCGGCACTGGCTGGACGTCGTCAAATATGCCGACACGTGCGGCTATGACAAAGACAAGTTGCGTCCTAACGCGTGGCCTTATCGCGACTACGTGATCCGTTCGCTGAATCAGGACAAACCTTACGCCCGTTTCGTTCAAGAGCAAGTCGCCGGCGACGTCCTCTTCCCTGGCGAGCCGGACGGTGTTCTCGGGCTCGGTTTCTTAGCGGCCGGCCCCTGGGACTTTATCGGCCATGTTGAGGTGCCTGAGTCGAAGATCGATGGCAAGGTTGCCCGCAACCTCGACCGTGACGATGTCGTCGCCAACGTCATCAACAGTTTCTGCAGCGTGACGGTCCAGTGTGCACGCTGCCACAATCACAAGTTCGATCCGGTCACGCAGGAAAACTACTACAGCCTGCAGGCCGCCTTCGCCGCAATTGATCGTGCGGAACGCCCCTACGATCAAGCTCCGGAAGTCACAGACCGCAAGCGAGAGCTGGAGAAACGGAAGACGGAGCTTCGATCGGAACTCGCCGAACTCGATCAACAAATTAACAAGGCGGCCGGTCCTCGCTTGCCGGAGATCGACAAGGCGCTGGCCGAATTGAAGTCAAACGGGGCGGTCGATAAGGCGCCTGCGTTCGGCTATCACAGCGCGATTGTCGCGAGCCGGACCAATGCGAAGTGGGTGGAAGTCGATCTTGGCCAGCCAACAACGATAAAGGAGTTGATCCTACATCCCTGCCATGACGACTTTGCCGGCATCGGCGCGGGGTTTGGATTTCCGGTTCGCTTTCAGGTCCAGGCTGCACAGAACGCAGGCGAGTGGCTCATCATCGCCGACTTTACCGATGCCGACTATCCGAACCCCGGCTTGGCGCCGGTATCACTTGAGAACCTGAACCAGCCGTTTCGCTTCCTCCGCGTGACCGCCACGCAACTCGGCGAACGCAGCAAGGACTATATCTTCGCCCTGGCCGAGCTGGAAGCGCTCAACCCCGCCGGCGAGAACGTCGCACTTGGCGCCAAGGTTCGCGCGCTTGACTCGATCGAAGCGCCGGTCCGTTGGGCTCGCACCAATTTGACCGATGGCCTGTGGGCTCGCGATACCGATCCGCGTCGAGCGACCAAGATCGCAGCGCTAACCGCCGAACGTTCCAAGCTGATCCCTCCCGAGCGAGAGCGACAGCGCACCCAGCTGCAACAATCGCTGGCGGCGATCGATCGCGACATCGCCAAGCTTCCGCCAAGTCGCATGGTCTACGCCGCCGCGACCAACTTTCCCGCGCAGGGAAACTTCAAGGCGACCGGCGGGAAGCCGCGCACGATTCGCTTGCTGCATCGGGGAGACGTGCAAAATCCTCGCAAGGAAATGTCCCCCGGCGTGTTGCCGCTGGACGCCAACTCCCCCTGGCGGCTACCTAGCGATCTGAGCGAAGGAGAGCGACGGGCGGCAGTCGCCCTCTGGTTAACCGCCGACGAGCATCCGCTGGTTTGGCGGTCGATCGTCAATCGGATCTGGCAGTATCACTTTGGCGACGGCATCGTCGCCACCCCCAACGACTTTGGTCGAATGGGCGCTTTACCAACCCACCCGCAACTGCTCGATTGGCTGGCGTGTGAGTTTCGCGACAACGGGCAATCCTGGAAAAAGCTACATCGTCTGATCGTGACCAGCAGCGTCTATCGGCAATCATCGGAACATGACCCTGCCCAGGCCAAGCTCGACGCGGGCAATCAATATCTCTGGCGGATGAATCGTCGCCGGCTCGAAGCGGAGGAGATCCGCGACTCGATTCTTGCGGTTAGCGGCGTTCTCGACGCCAAAATGGGCGGCCCTGGTTTCTACCTGTTCGCGCTCGAGAAAACGACCCACTCGCCCCACTACGAGTACCACAAGTTCGATCCGTCCGATCCCGCCACGCATCGCCGCAGCATTTATCGGTTTATCGTGCGCTCGCAGCCCGACCCTTGGATGACGACGCTTGATTGCGCCGACTCGTCGCAAAGCACGCCGCGCCGCAACGAAACGCTCACGTCGCTCCAGGCTCTCTCCTTGCTGAACAATCCGTTCAACCTGCTGATGGCCGAGCGATTTGCCGAGCGACTGCAACAAGAGCGCCCCACCCTGCCCGAGCAAGTCGATCGCGGCGTGCTGCTCGCCACCGGTCAATCGCCGGACGAAGCGCAGCGGGCCGAGATGGTCGCTTACGCCGAGCGACATGGCCTGGTCAATCTCTGTCGGCTGCTATTTAACCTAAGTCAATTCGTCTTTGTCGACTAA